The Paenibacillus macerans genome includes a window with the following:
- the proS gene encoding proline--tRNA ligase, which produces MAKEEKQFVTEITPQGEDFSRWYIDVIKKADLMDYSPVRGCIVFKPDGYEIWEHIQEELDRRFKETGHRNAYFPLFIPESFFQKEKEHVEGFNPELPWVTEAAGEKLEERLAIRPTSETMIGHMYEKWIQSYRDLPMLINQWANVVRWEKRTLPFLRTSEFLWQEGHTAHENEQDAREETMRMLEIYRDFVENYLAIPVIVGQKTPSEKFAGAVDTYSIEAMMKDGRAVQAGTSHYLGTNFASAFNIQYLNRENVREYVHTTSWGVSTRLIGSLIMVHGDDRGLVLPPKVAPKQVMIIPIGPPKTWDAVVGRADELFAELKQAGIRVGIDDRSDLRPGWKFNEYEMRGVPVRLEIGPRDMENGVCVLVSRISGEKKVVQQANLVVEVRAMLEQVHQEMYDRAKAFREEHFYSVDTLDEMKASIEEKRGFTLAGWCGSEACERQVKEETGATSRNIPFEPKEKKHTCLVCGEQAKHTVVFARAY; this is translated from the coding sequence ATGGCAAAAGAGGAGAAACAATTCGTTACGGAGATTACCCCGCAGGGAGAAGACTTCTCCAGATGGTACATCGACGTGATTAAAAAAGCGGATTTAATGGATTACTCGCCGGTGCGCGGCTGTATCGTTTTTAAGCCGGACGGTTACGAAATCTGGGAACACATTCAGGAGGAGCTGGATCGCCGTTTTAAGGAAACGGGGCATCGCAACGCTTATTTTCCGCTCTTCATTCCGGAAAGCTTCTTCCAGAAGGAGAAGGAACATGTCGAAGGCTTTAACCCGGAGCTGCCTTGGGTAACCGAAGCCGCCGGCGAGAAATTGGAGGAGCGGCTGGCCATCCGTCCGACCTCGGAAACGATGATCGGGCATATGTATGAGAAATGGATTCAATCCTACCGGGATTTGCCGATGCTGATCAACCAGTGGGCGAATGTGGTCCGTTGGGAGAAACGGACGCTGCCGTTCCTGCGCACTAGCGAATTCCTTTGGCAGGAAGGCCATACCGCCCATGAAAACGAGCAGGACGCGCGGGAAGAGACGATGCGCATGCTGGAGATTTACCGCGATTTTGTCGAGAACTACTTGGCGATTCCGGTCATTGTCGGGCAAAAAACGCCGTCCGAAAAATTCGCCGGCGCGGTGGACACCTATTCTATCGAAGCGATGATGAAGGACGGCCGCGCCGTGCAAGCCGGAACCTCTCATTATTTGGGGACGAATTTTGCTTCGGCCTTTAATATTCAATATTTGAACCGGGAGAATGTCCGGGAATATGTGCATACGACTTCCTGGGGGGTAAGCACCCGGCTGATCGGCTCGCTGATCATGGTTCACGGCGACGACCGCGGCCTTGTTCTGCCGCCGAAGGTTGCGCCGAAGCAGGTGATGATCATTCCGATCGGCCCGCCGAAAACGTGGGACGCGGTGGTGGGAAGAGCCGACGAATTGTTCGCTGAACTGAAGCAGGCGGGGATTCGCGTCGGCATCGACGACCGCTCCGATCTTCGTCCGGGGTGGAAATTCAACGAATACGAAATGCGCGGCGTGCCGGTACGCCTGGAGATCGGACCGCGGGATATGGAGAACGGCGTGTGCGTACTGGTTTCCCGCATCAGCGGCGAGAAAAAAGTCGTGCAGCAGGCCAATCTGGTCGTAGAAGTCCGGGCGATGCTCGAGCAGGTGCATCAGGAAATGTACGATCGCGCCAAGGCGTTCCGCGAGGAGCATTTCTACTCCGTGGACACGCTGGATGAAATGAAGGCGAGCATTGAAGAAAAACGCGGCTTTACGCTGGCCGGCTGGTGCGGTTCGGAGGCTTGCGAACGCCAGGTGAAAGAGGAAACCGGCGCGACCAGCCGCAACATTCCATTTGAACCGAAAGAGAAGAAGCATACTTGCCTTGTTTGCGGGGAACAAGCCAAACATACCGTCGTTTTTGCCAGAGCCTATTAA
- a CDS encoding PolC-type DNA polymerase III: MTETQDKRNRLELLMKQAELPASLIDPYFLEGYIERVEVSRSNKEWKITIRKDTLVPAQAYRTFCLRIKEKMEHIAAISFEFRYGGEVSAKDIVGEYWKLFLEWVQRQVPSVNGWMVRAGFEVENDLVTVTLGDSTALELARKKNIDRAIVTFYETYFALQLRVKLQTGETSAEAFEEFQQRIVEEEREVIQKMMESMTVEAPPEEVDGEVVKLQIGYDIKEPPVPIQDIQDEEKKITIQGTIFGLDRKELRNGNTLFTFNLTDFTDSLAMKLFAKNKEDLKVMGQLANGKWVKARGKVEFDRFMQVPELVMIPSDLTEITAPPGRKDNAPEKRVEFHLHTTMSTMDAVTPIGDYVKMAAKWGHKAIAITDHGGVQSYPDAAKAAKKNGIKMIYGVEANVVNDDVAVVLNPRGDDLKDATYIVFDIETTGLSVTQNKIIELAAVKMQDGKEVDRYATFVNPHERIPYNIQQLTNINDEMVRDAPDVEPVLRRFVEFAGDAVLVAHNARFDVDFVNAKLKELGLPQMNNPVLDTLELARMLFPTLKNHRLNTLAAKYKVSLENHHRAIDDTLALGEILNGLLEDAIKIEGYTTLDRLNDKVGKDLSNTRPFHCGVYALNATGKKNLFKLVSLSHTDYFKRVPCIPKSKLVEMREGLLIMSGCEKGEFFETVLNKSVEEAEAVAEFYDVLEIQPLTMYMHLVDKGLVGSVAELETAIRKIVEIGMKLNKPVVATGNVHYLDPKDKLFRDITIHGITGFSPLKDIRKPDAHFRTTEEMLEEFAFLGGEKAYEVVVANTSKLADEFEEYELFPDKLFTPIIEGAEEEIRRTCYDTAKKIYGEDLPEVVVKRLEKELEPIIKYGFSANYLISERLVKKSNQDGYLVGSRGSVGSSVVAMFLGISEVNPLPAHYICQNPECKYSEWFLDGSVPSGFDLPDKTCPKCGQTLKGEGHDIPFETFLGFKGDKVPDIDLNFSGEYQPHAHNYTKVLFGEKNVFRAGTIGTVAEKTAYGFAKKYEEEHHKHWRGAELSRLAAGCTGVKRSTGQHPGGIVVVPDYIEVEDITPVQYPADDTEAEWKTTHFDYHAFDANLLKLDILGHDDPTMMRMLQDLTGVDPTTIPMNDPKVMSIFNSTEALGVTPEQIRTPVATYGIPEMGTKFVRQMLVESQPSSFADLLQISGLSHGTGVWLGNAQDLIKNGTCNIKTVIGCRDDIMLFLIYKAGMDAGLAFKITESVRKGKGLTPEWIEEMKKCKVPQWYIDSCLKIQYMFPKAHAAAYVISAVRTAYFKLYHPIEFYATYFSVRGEDFDIELCCQGYEAIHRKIEEIEQKGFQALPKEKAMLPILEMALEMTARGFHFKPIDLYRSDATKFIVDGDSLIPPFSALAGIGENAAKNIAAAKEQGEFLSIEDFQQKSKASKTIVELLGNMGCFRGLPESNQLSLF; the protein is encoded by the coding sequence ATGACGGAGACTCAGGACAAGAGAAACCGGCTTGAACTGTTGATGAAGCAGGCGGAGCTTCCCGCCTCGTTAATCGATCCCTATTTTCTCGAAGGTTATATCGAGCGGGTTGAGGTTAGCCGCAGCAACAAGGAATGGAAAATCACGATCAGGAAGGATACGTTGGTGCCGGCTCAGGCTTACCGCACTTTTTGCCTTCGCATCAAGGAAAAAATGGAGCACATCGCGGCAATTTCCTTTGAATTCAGGTACGGCGGCGAAGTGTCGGCCAAAGATATCGTTGGAGAGTATTGGAAGTTGTTTTTGGAATGGGTGCAGCGTCAGGTTCCTTCCGTCAACGGCTGGATGGTCCGGGCCGGATTTGAAGTCGAAAACGATCTCGTTACCGTAACGTTGGGCGATTCTACCGCACTGGAGCTGGCCCGCAAGAAAAATATCGACCGGGCGATCGTGACGTTTTACGAAACTTATTTTGCTCTGCAGCTGCGGGTCAAGCTGCAAACCGGCGAAACGAGCGCCGAAGCGTTCGAGGAGTTCCAACAGCGGATCGTGGAGGAAGAACGCGAGGTCATCCAGAAAATGATGGAAAGCATGACGGTGGAAGCGCCGCCTGAAGAGGTGGACGGCGAAGTCGTCAAACTGCAAATCGGATACGACATCAAGGAGCCGCCGGTGCCGATTCAGGACATTCAGGATGAAGAGAAGAAAATCACGATCCAGGGAACGATTTTCGGTCTGGACCGCAAGGAGCTGCGCAACGGAAATACGTTGTTTACGTTCAATTTGACGGATTTTACCGACTCGCTGGCGATGAAGCTGTTTGCGAAAAACAAGGAAGATTTGAAAGTGATGGGCCAGCTGGCCAACGGCAAGTGGGTAAAAGCCCGCGGCAAAGTCGAATTCGACCGCTTTATGCAGGTGCCCGAGCTGGTGATGATCCCTTCCGATCTGACGGAAATTACGGCGCCTCCGGGACGCAAGGACAATGCTCCCGAGAAGCGGGTCGAATTCCATCTGCACACGACGATGAGCACGATGGACGCCGTCACCCCGATCGGCGATTACGTGAAGATGGCCGCCAAATGGGGGCATAAAGCGATCGCCATCACCGATCACGGCGGGGTGCAAAGTTACCCCGACGCGGCTAAGGCGGCGAAGAAAAACGGCATAAAAATGATCTACGGCGTTGAAGCCAACGTGGTGAACGACGATGTCGCCGTGGTGCTGAACCCGCGCGGGGACGATTTGAAAGACGCTACATATATCGTATTCGATATCGAAACCACCGGTCTCTCCGTCACCCAAAACAAAATCATCGAGCTTGCCGCCGTTAAAATGCAGGACGGCAAAGAAGTGGACCGTTACGCTACCTTCGTCAATCCGCATGAACGGATTCCTTACAATATCCAGCAGCTCACCAACATCAACGACGAAATGGTCAGGGACGCTCCGGATGTGGAACCCGTGCTGCGGCGGTTCGTGGAGTTTGCCGGAGACGCGGTGCTGGTCGCCCATAACGCCCGGTTTGACGTCGATTTCGTCAACGCGAAGCTGAAAGAGCTGGGCCTGCCGCAGATGAACAACCCGGTGCTCGATACGCTCGAACTAGCCCGGATGCTGTTTCCGACCCTGAAGAATCACCGGTTAAATACGCTTGCCGCCAAATACAAGGTGTCGCTGGAGAACCACCACCGGGCGATCGACGATACGCTGGCGCTCGGGGAAATTTTGAACGGCCTGCTCGAAGATGCGATCAAAATCGAAGGGTATACGACGCTGGACCGGCTGAACGATAAGGTCGGCAAGGATCTGTCCAATACCCGGCCGTTTCATTGCGGCGTCTACGCGCTCAACGCTACGGGCAAGAAAAATCTGTTTAAGCTCGTGTCCCTGTCGCACACCGACTATTTCAAACGAGTGCCCTGCATTCCCAAATCGAAGCTGGTGGAAATGCGCGAAGGCCTGCTCATCATGTCCGGCTGCGAAAAAGGCGAGTTTTTCGAAACGGTGCTCAACAAATCGGTGGAGGAAGCGGAAGCTGTGGCCGAGTTTTACGATGTGCTGGAGATCCAGCCGCTGACGATGTATATGCATCTGGTGGACAAAGGATTGGTCGGCAGCGTGGCCGAGCTGGAGACGGCGATCCGCAAAATCGTCGAGATCGGGATGAAGCTGAATAAGCCGGTGGTGGCTACCGGCAACGTGCACTATCTCGATCCAAAGGACAAGCTGTTCCGCGACATCACGATTCACGGCATCACCGGGTTTAGCCCGCTGAAGGATATACGCAAGCCGGATGCGCATTTTCGGACGACGGAGGAAATGCTGGAGGAATTCGCTTTTCTCGGCGGGGAGAAGGCTTACGAGGTAGTCGTTGCCAACACCTCCAAGCTGGCCGACGAATTTGAGGAATACGAGCTGTTTCCGGATAAGCTGTTTACGCCGATCATCGAAGGCGCGGAAGAGGAAATCCGCCGGACTTGTTACGATACGGCCAAAAAGATTTACGGCGAGGATCTGCCGGAAGTCGTCGTCAAGCGGCTGGAGAAAGAACTCGAGCCGATTATCAAATACGGGTTCTCGGCGAACTATCTGATCTCCGAACGTTTGGTCAAAAAATCGAACCAGGACGGGTATCTGGTCGGTTCCCGGGGGTCCGTCGGCTCCTCGGTCGTCGCCATGTTCCTCGGCATCTCCGAGGTCAACCCGCTGCCGGCGCATTATATATGCCAAAACCCGGAATGCAAGTACAGCGAATGGTTCCTTGACGGCAGCGTGCCAAGCGGTTTCGACCTTCCGGACAAGACGTGCCCGAAATGCGGGCAAACGCTGAAGGGCGAGGGGCACGACATCCCGTTCGAAACGTTCCTTGGGTTTAAGGGCGACAAAGTTCCCGATATCGACCTTAACTTCTCCGGGGAATATCAGCCGCACGCCCATAACTACACGAAAGTGCTGTTCGGCGAGAAAAACGTGTTCCGCGCCGGCACGATCGGCACCGTGGCGGAAAAGACGGCGTACGGTTTCGCCAAAAAATACGAGGAAGAGCATCACAAGCATTGGCGCGGAGCCGAGCTGAGCCGGCTTGCGGCGGGGTGTACCGGCGTCAAGCGCAGCACGGGCCAGCATCCCGGCGGGATCGTGGTCGTGCCGGACTACATCGAGGTGGAGGATATCACCCCGGTGCAGTATCCGGCCGACGACACCGAGGCGGAATGGAAAACGACGCACTTCGATTATCACGCCTTTGACGCGAACCTGCTGAAGCTCGATATCCTCGGGCACGATGATCCGACGATGATGCGGATGCTCCAGGATCTCACGGGCGTCGATCCGACGACCATCCCGATGAACGATCCGAAGGTGATGAGCATTTTCAACTCGACGGAAGCGCTTGGGGTGACGCCGGAACAGATCCGCACGCCGGTCGCCACGTACGGCATTCCCGAGATGGGCACGAAGTTCGTCCGGCAGATGCTGGTGGAATCGCAGCCGTCGTCGTTTGCCGACCTGCTGCAGATTTCCGGCTTGTCGCACGGAACGGGCGTCTGGCTTGGCAATGCCCAGGATTTGATCAAAAACGGAACCTGCAACATCAAAACGGTGATCGGCTGCCGTGACGACATCATGCTGTTTTTGATTTACAAAGCGGGTATGGACGCCGGCCTCGCCTTCAAAATCACGGAAAGCGTACGGAAAGGGAAAGGGCTGACGCCGGAATGGATCGAGGAGATGAAGAAATGCAAGGTGCCGCAATGGTACATCGACTCCTGTCTGAAGATCCAGTACATGTTCCCGAAGGCCCACGCCGCCGCATACGTTATTTCCGCGGTGCGCACCGCCTATTTCAAGCTCTACCATCCGATCGAATTTTACGCGACATATTTCTCGGTTCGCGGCGAGGATTTCGACATCGAGCTTTGCTGTCAGGGATATGAGGCGATTCACCGCAAGATCGAAGAGATCGAGCAGAAAGGCTTTCAGGCGCTGCCTAAAGAGAAAGCGATGCTGCCGATTCTGGAAATGGCGCTGGAGATGACCGCGCGCGGCTTCCATTTCAAACCGATCGATTTGTACCGTTCCGACGCGACGAAGTTCATCGTGGACGGCGATTCGCTGATTCCGCCGTTCTCGGCGCTGGCCGGGATCGGGGAGAACGCCGCCAAAAATATCGCCGCGGCCAAGGAGCAGGGCGAATTTCTGTCGATCGAGGACTTCCAGCAGAAATCGAAGGCGAGCAAAACGATCGTCGAGCTCCTCGGCAACATGGGCTGCTTCCGTGGACTTCCCGAAAGCAACCAGTTGTCGCTATTTTAA
- the rimP gene encoding ribosome maturation factor RimP codes for MSTPKIKATVEQMVTPYLEEHGFELVDVEYVKEGSNWFLRVFVDKDGGIDIDDCGRISEYLSEKLDENDPIPSAYFLEVSSPGAERPLKKAEDVSKAVGKDVFVTTYEPVGGLKEFEGRLLSFENGELVVEVGKKSHTIPYSKVASARLAIIF; via the coding sequence TTGAGCACACCGAAGATCAAAGCGACCGTAGAGCAAATGGTCACGCCTTATTTGGAGGAACACGGCTTTGAATTGGTTGACGTGGAATACGTCAAGGAGGGAAGCAACTGGTTCCTTCGCGTATTCGTCGACAAGGACGGCGGCATCGACATCGATGACTGCGGCCGGATCAGCGAATACCTTAGCGAAAAGCTCGATGAGAATGATCCGATTCCATCGGCTTATTTTCTGGAAGTGTCCTCGCCGGGCGCGGAGCGTCCGCTCAAAAAAGCCGAGGATGTATCGAAAGCCGTCGGCAAAGACGTATTTGTCACTACATACGAACCGGTAGGCGGCCTGAAGGAGTTTGAAGGCCGGCTTCTTTCCTTCGAGAACGGCGAATTGGTCGTTGAAGTCGGAAAGAAGAGTCACACGATTCCATACAGCAAAGTAGCCAGCGCAAGGTTGGCCATTATTTTCTAG